The following proteins are encoded in a genomic region of Bacillus sp. FJAT-22090:
- a CDS encoding carbon-nitrogen hydrolase family protein: MSEEFDLSQFEKSMIIRQMSFSDIDSILEISRLCFPGMEPWDVAHLRSHLTIFPEGQLVAELDGKVIGSCSSLIINFDEYDDRHSWSDVTDSGYITNHNPDGYNLYGIEVMVHPDYRRMKVGQRLYEGRKDVARQFNLKSIIIGGRIPNYHKHANEMSPREYVTAVSRHKIYDPVLTFQLMNGFTLMRINPNYLPDDRASAKYATLMEWNNVDYIPLSKRHFKTSYPVRICAVQYMMRKINSFEEFAHQCEYFVDVASDAQSDFVVFPEIFTTQLMSILDEPSPSQAVRKLTEYTPQYMELFADLSVRYNINIIAGSHFVEEENEEIYNIAYLFHRDGAIDKQYKIHITPNERKWWGISSGDTVQVFDTDCGKIAIQICYDIEFPELARIATDMGANIIFAPFCTEDRQGYLRVRYCAQARAVENQIYTVISGTVGNLPQTENMDIQYAQSAIFAPSDFEFARDGIVGETEPNVEMVLIGDVDLEILRRQRQDGTVKHLKDRRHDVYGIDYKK, encoded by the coding sequence AACTATTTTTCCGGAAGGGCAATTGGTTGCAGAACTAGACGGAAAAGTAATTGGATCTTGCTCCAGCTTAATTATTAACTTCGATGAGTATGATGACCGACATTCCTGGTCAGACGTTACAGATTCAGGATATATAACGAATCATAATCCAGACGGATATAACTTATATGGAATTGAAGTGATGGTGCATCCGGATTATCGTAGAATGAAGGTGGGTCAGCGTTTATATGAAGGTCGAAAAGACGTTGCGAGACAGTTCAATTTAAAGTCCATTATTATTGGTGGACGGATTCCAAATTATCATAAACACGCTAATGAAATGTCACCAAGAGAATACGTTACAGCAGTATCACGACATAAAATTTATGACCCAGTCCTAACATTTCAGTTAATGAACGGATTTACGCTTATGCGTATTAATCCTAATTATCTTCCTGATGATCGGGCTTCTGCAAAATACGCTACGTTGATGGAATGGAATAATGTTGATTATATTCCTTTGTCCAAGAGACATTTTAAAACGAGCTACCCAGTACGTATTTGTGCAGTACAATATATGATGCGTAAAATTAATTCCTTTGAAGAGTTTGCACATCAATGCGAGTACTTTGTGGATGTAGCATCCGATGCACAATCGGATTTTGTTGTATTTCCAGAAATATTCACAACACAATTAATGTCAATTTTAGACGAGCCTTCACCTAGCCAGGCCGTTCGCAAGTTAACTGAATATACGCCGCAGTATATGGAATTATTTGCAGATTTATCTGTTCGCTACAATATTAATATTATTGCTGGATCTCATTTTGTAGAGGAAGAAAATGAGGAAATCTATAATATTGCATATTTATTCCACAGAGACGGCGCAATCGATAAACAGTATAAAATTCACATTACGCCGAATGAACGGAAATGGTGGGGAATTAGTTCTGGAGATACTGTTCAAGTATTTGACACTGATTGTGGGAAAATTGCCATTCAAATTTGTTATGATATCGAGTTTCCTGAGCTTGCTAGGATTGCGACAGATATGGGTGCAAATATTATTTTTGCACCGTTTTGTACAGAGGATCGTCAAGGATATTTACGTGTTCGTTATTGTGCGCAAGCTCGCGCAGTAGAAAATCAAATATATACTGTTATCTCAGGTACTGTAGGAAACTTACCTCAAACAGAAAATATGGATATCCAGTATGCCCAGTCTGCTATTTTTGCACCTTCCGATTTTGAATTTGCAAGAGATGGAATTGTAGGAGAAACAGAGCCAAATGTTGAAATGGTCTTAATCGGGGATGTCGATTTAGAAATTCTAAGACGTCAAAGACAAGATGGTACGGTAAAGCATTTAAAAGACCGCCGTCATGACGTCTATGGTATTGATTATAAAAAATGA